AACCCTCATTTGGAAGGGACATTGGTTTTAGACCTGCGGGGAGAAAAATATGAAGAGGGTATTGAGTATCTTCGAAACCAGGGTATTTCGGTACACCCCCTGACCCAGGAAGTCGTTCGGAATAATGACCGTTGCACAAGTTGTGGGGCCTGCACCGGGCACTGCCCGGCAGGAGCGCTAGCTATGGAACGGCCTTCCATGGAAGTGCAGTTCGATAGTGATAAGTGTGTGGTTTGCCTACAGTGCTTAAAGGTTTGCCCGGTTGGGGCCATGGAGGTACGAATTTAAATGGATTATACCCAGCGCACCTATCGTGCTTTGCACCATCAAGGGGATCTTATCCATTTTCAAGTCAGTGTGGAGGAAACAGATCTGGATATTGGTGTGCGACGTAAGTGTTTTACACCTGAGATGGTAAGTTGGGTGGAAGATTCAATAAAGGAACAGAGGTCACTTTTGGAGGAATACATTCAGAAGGACCCTGTCTTTAAAACCACGCTGGAACCCTGTGGGATCTTACCAGGAGCACCGGATATAGTGGTTAATATGGCGGAGGCTGCTAAGTTGGCGGGTGTGGGTCCAATGGCCGCCGTGGCAGGTGCATTTTCCCAAGTAATAGGAAAGGCATTGAGTCGGCGTTCGCGGGATGTAATTGTGGAAAATGGGGGCGATATATTTATTAAAGGTTCCCGGCCACGAAGGGTGGGTATTTTTGCCGGGACGTCTCCCTTTAGTCATAAAATAGCCATGGAAATTCAACCCTGGCAAACTCCGGTGGGTATTTGTACTTCGTCGGGCACGGTGGGTCATTCCCTAAGCTTTGGAAATTCTGATGCGGTTATTGTGTTAGCTCCCTCTGTTCCCCTGGCTGATGCGGTGGCCACGGCTGGGGGAAATCTTGTGCAAAGTGAAATGGATGTTCAAAGGGCGGTGGATTTTGCTGCCAGTGTTAAGGGGGTAATTGGTGCAGTGGCCATTAAGGGGGAAAAGCTGGCGGCCTGGGGGCAAATCAAGTTGGTACCCATGGGCTAGGCTATAGAATAGCAAAGGTTTCCTAAAAACAATATTTAGAGATGCGAACATTTTGTTGTATAATGGGGGAAAACCTTATGCAATTTTCAGCCTATAGTATGAAGGTCCAATAATGGTTAATTATAATGCAATAAAATTGCAATAATTCTGTCATGGTAAATCTCCCCCTGTATGATTACAATGGGTTTAGATAGATCTAAAGGGGGAAATAAAATGCATTTAACCATGAATGATGTCTTAGATGTAGCGATTAAATCTGAAGAAAGTAGTTACCATTTTTACAAGGACATGGCAGTTAAAGCCCAGAACTCAGAGACCAAAAAAGTGTTAGAAAAATTAGCCCAGGATGAGAAGGACCATCTGGAGTATCTACTGTGGTTAAAGTCCGGCGAACCCATTAATGACGAAGTTTATTTTGATGGGTTTGAGGAAGCCGGGGAACTAAAACCAGAGATGACACCGAAGGAAGTTCTTACTATTGCCATACAACGGGAAGATGCTGCTGCGAAAATGTACAGCCAAATGGCAGATATCTTTAAAGGGCAACCAGAAAAGAAATTTATCTTTGAGAGGATGGCCAGGGAAGAAGGCCACCACGGCCAAGCAGTGACCCAGATGATGGACCAGTTTTAAAAAGATAATAAAAAGGGCAGGTTTTCCCGGGGAAGGAAACCGGCCCTTTTTATTATTGCAAGAGATATTTAGCAATGCCTAAGGCATAGTCTATATCCTCTTTAGAAACATTTATATGAGTAACCATGCGGATGGTGGAGGGACCAAAGGTGGAACATTTAATCCCTTTATTATTTAGTGCCATGGTTAAATCTGCTGCAGAGCGCGGCTGATTTACATTTACAACGATGATATTGGTTTGTACTTTAGCCAAATCAACACCTAGTCCCGGTAATTTAGCCAGACCTTCGGCCAACCGCCGGGCGTTGGCATGATCTTCTGCAAGCCTGTCCACATTCTGCAAAGCAACTAAACCAGCGGCAGCCAGAATACCGGCTTGACGCATGCCGCCCCCCAGAGCCTTGCGATATTTTCTTGCTCGTTCGATAAACTGCCGTGTACCAACCAGCAAAGAACCCACTGGTGCAGCCAAGCCCTTTGAAAGACAGAACATGAGGGAATCACAATGCTGACTAAAAGTCCGAACATCTACCCCGAGGGATACGGCTGCATTAAAAATACGGGCACCGTCCACGTGGACCTTTAGGTTATGTTCCTGGGCAATTGAGTAAATCCTCCCCATGGTGTGTGGAGAGAGGATGGTGCCGCCACCACGATTAAAGGTATTTTCTAAACAAATTAATGACGTATGAGGAAAATGGAGATCTTCTCCCCGCAAGGAACCCTTTAAAATTTCCGGGCCATGGTCTGTTAATAAATCACTGACCGGTCTTAATTGCACCCCGGCCAGCATGGCAGGACCGCCCACTTCGTAGTAATAAATATGGGCTTCGCTGTCCAGAAGGACCTCTTCACCCCGGGCAGTATGGGTTAAAACTGCTATTTGGTTACCCATGGTTCCAGAAGGAACAAAAAGAGCTGCTTCTTTTCCAAGCAAAGAAGCGGCAGTTTCTTCCAACTGGTTTACCGTAGGGTCTTCTTTGTATACATCGTCACCAACCACCGCGGTAGCCATGGCCTTTCTCATTTCGTCAGTGGGCAAAGTGATGGTGTCACTGCGTAAATCTACCACTCGAATGGTAATCATCTCCTTAGGCAGTATATAAAAATAGTTCTTAAACTTATTATACTATAGATTGAATTATTTTCTGCCAGGGAGGGATCTTTTAGTAACTTTCCATATCTAAGTTAAAAATTCCTTATAAAGGACGGAAAGTTCAGTATTAACTTGCTATTGTGAATAAGGGAAAGGATAGTGCAAAAAATCACAAAATAGGATATAGTACTGGTAAGACAAGAAAAAAGGGGGAATTAAGCATGATGTTTACTCAAAGAACGCCGAGTACCTACCCGATGACCAAGGATGTTATGGCTAGAAGGATGGAAAACCCGAATTACATGCTGGAGAGAATTAATGAAGTTAAAAAATCACCTAAACAGAAGCCAGTTCTAGAAATTATTCTGGAAAAATACCCATTTAAATAGGTGGTATAGTGAAGATGATCACAAATGTTGTTGTTATGAAAGGTGACTGAGTTTCGGTTTTTCACCGAACATCAGGCACCTTTTCTCTGTTTTTTACTCTAGCTAGATTCTTTTTTCCGGGTTTTCCTTATCAGGGTGGACAGGTGATTCGGGAACTTCTGAAAAGATTTCTTGACTTTTAGTGATGTCTACTTTTGATTCATCCAACACTGATTCTGTTTCCTCTTCACGGGGCAATGCTCCGGGTGGTAAATCATGGATTTGAACAGAATCTTGAAGCTGTTCCAAACGGGTAAGTAACTCTTCCTCCTGACGGGGCAGGGCACCCGGCGGCAGTTCTTCAACAAGTACTTCATCCTGGACTGGTTCTTCCCGAGTGAGGGCTACACCCTCTTGCTTCAAGGCACCGGGTGGTAAATCTTGGACTTTAACTTCGTCTTCTACGGTTTCTTCATTTACTTTTCTTTTCACCTTATCCCGAATGCTTTCTCCCAGATCCTTTGTTTTAGTTTCTATATCCTCCACAGTTTTACTGCTTAATTCTTTGGTTATGGTACCGATCTCCTTGGTTTTTTGTACCGTAGTTTCCCAAATTTGATTTGTACTTTCTTTTAATTGCTTAACAGTTTCCTGCAACCCTCCATCAATTTTAACTAGGTTATCCATAGCATCGGAGGATGTTACCACCAGTTCTTTGCCAATGGTCTTAACAAAGGTAATTTCCAGGAAGGACCTGCCCTTTAATAAGCTATTTAAGAAATTGCCGCTAATCTCCAACCCAACCAGTTGCCCCGAAACTTCGTCAACAAAGAAATCAACTACTTCGCCTAGCTGGGAACCATTTTCTACAATTACTTTACAACCAATGATATGAACTTTATCTTTGTAAAGTTTCAAAATATCCGGTAGGCTGGTACCCTTTTCAACAACCGCTCCCTGATCAATGGTGATGGCGTCAGTCCCTACACTGCGCACTTTATTATAGGGGACAAATTTTTGGCCATTAAACCAACCTTTTTGGTCTATTAGCAGGGCGGCTACATTTTGCTGAACTGGATCCACCACTAACCCCTTGACTGTTCCCATTTGCTGGCCTTCGGCAAGACTAATGACAGGTATGCCGATAAATTTTTTGCTCTTGCGCATACTAAGGCCCCCCTTTTTTACATACAAATTCTTTATCATCATCTTTATGCCATTCCATTGTTTGATATGACCAATAATAGGCAATAATAGAAACAGTGAGAAGAATTTCTTCTATAAGCTTAGGAGGTAAGTTTTATGGCAGATACAGCTTTAAATGCTAATTTAAGGAAAACGGCTACAAAATCCATTGTAAAAGAAATTAGAAATAACGGGGGTATTCCAGGGGTGGTTTATGGTAAACATGTGGGTTCCATGGCTATTTCTGTGGATGCTAAAGATTTAAAGAATATTTTAGGTTCTGTAACAGGGCGGAACACACTGATTAATATGAACATAAATGGTAGCAAACAGACCGTCATGGTTAAGAGTCTACAAATGGATCCCATGCATCAAAATATACGACATGTGGATTTTCAACAGGTATCGGAAAATACGAAAATACGGACTGTTATTCCTGTTCAATTAGTAGGGACCCCAAAGGGCGTAGCAATGGGAGGCGTTATTCAACATGACCTGCGCAGTGCAGAAATAGAGTGCCTTCCCAATCGAATTCCGGAGGCTATTCAAGTGGATATCAGTGGGCTTGAGATTGGTGATACCCTATCTGTAAGTGATTTAAATTTACCGCCAGGTGTTAAGATTTTAGATCACCCCCATACGACTGTTGTTGGCTTAGCAACCATTAAGGCGCCTGAACCAGCAGGTCAGCCAGAGGTACCGCCAGAACCTGCGGAGGAAGCTAAGGCAAAAACCATTGAAAAAGAGTAACACAGTAACTATTGCTTTCAAACCTTTGCCTGGGGTAAAATACCTTCGGTAAAGGAGGAATTTGTTGATGAAGTTGATTGTGGGCCTGGGGAACCCTGGTACGGAGTATGCAAAAACCAGGCATAATATAGGGTTTATGGTTATTGATCGATTGGCAGATGAATCTAGGGTAAGTACAGAAAAGAATCAGCACAAAGCCCAGATCTGTCAGATTACTATTGGGTCGGAAAAAGTTATTTTGGCAAAACCACAAACCTATATGAATTTAAGTGGGCAGTCCGTTGTGGCTTTAATGAATTGGTACAAACTATCTCCGGATGAATTGTTTGTTATTACCGATGATATGGATTTACCGCCTGGAGTGTTGCGCATTCGTAAGAACGGCAGTGCCGGAGGACAAAGGGGACTAAAAAACATTATTGAACTTTTAGGAACCCAGCAATTTCCTCGCATGAGGGTTGGTATTGGTCGACCGGAACATGGTGCTGTGGATCATGTGTTGGGCAAGATCAGTGAGGCGGAGGCAGAATTAATTAACCCGGCCATTCAGACCGCTGTGGAAGCTGTGAAAGTTTGGGTTTTAGAAGGAACCCAGGCCGCCATGAATAAATTTAATCAAAAAAATAAAAAGAAAAAGGAAAAAGAACAACCAGAAGCAGCAACGGACCAACTATTAGAGAATAAATAAAAGTAATAAATATAACAATGCTGTCGACTACGGAAATAAAAATTCCTGCTTTGTGGTCGAAGGGGGGAAAAGCAACAGAGAGGTTTACCATGATCAATAGCGACCCTTCCACCATTTACACAGTTGCCCTGGCAGCCACAATGCTGGCTGCCGGCACATCCTGGGTAGCCAATGGCTGGGGAAGGAACTTTTTTGGTAATCGTGGGGTTACCTATTTTACACCGCTGGTGGAAGAAATGTCTAAGACCCTGTGGGCTGTTGTACTGAATACTCCTCTTGTTTGGACCCATCTGGGCTTTGGTCTCATTGAAGCTCTGGTTGAGATTAAGAGACGGAGCGTAAAGGGAATCTTAGCAGGATGTACGTCCTTAATTGTCCATGGTATGTTGGGGTTACTGACCGTTAAAATTTATACCACAAGCAATTTGTTGTTTGCATTGCTTAGTTCTTATCTGGCACATGCCAGTTGGAACGGGGCTGTTAATTATTATAGTAAACGCACTGATGTAACTTGACGAGGAGAATCTAAGCAGTATATAATTGGCCAACGTAAAGAAAACAGAGAATCATTTGCCTGGTGGATAGGGGGAGCAATACCTCCCTCAACTCCATCCAGGCTGAAACTATTTGCTCTACTTTCATTAGTTATCTGGACATACAATACATTAGACCAATTCAAAGGTTACCCGTAAGTAAAACATCAAAGGCCCTCGGGGCCATAGTCAGGAGAAGAAATGAAAGGATTATTACGGCCACTAGAATCCACAACTGAATATCAACACTTGCTTCAAGGATTAGAAAAGGGCTTTAGGCAACAAATGGTCTTTGGTCTATCTGGTTCCCAGCGGAGCTATTTATTTGCAGGGCTGGCCCATGGCTGGCAATCTGTTCTTATTGTGACGCCGGGAGAGACCGAAGCGGGCACCCTGGCGGATGATTTAGCCACCCTATTACCAGAGGTTTCTGTGCAGCCCTTCCCGGTATGGCAACTTTTGCCTTATCAAGTATTGGCCCATAGTAATGAAGTTCTTGCCCAACGACTACGGGTGTTGGAGAAACTTTCCACAGGGAAACCCACGGTGGTGGTTACTTCTGTGGATGCTCTCCTGAGAAGATTAACTCCACCAGAGGTTTTTCGTTGTGCGAAGGTAAAACTGTCTCTGGGACAACAGGTAGACCTGGAAAAATTGCGGTTTGAGCTGGTTGAATTAGGCTACACAAGGGTAGACCTGGTGGAGGGAAGAGGACAATTTTCCAGCCGAGGTGGAATTTTAGACATTTACCCCATGTCGGAAGCCTTGCCTGTACGGATTGAATTTTTTGATGACGAAGTGGACTCCATTCGTCACTTCGAGGTTGATAATCAACGTAGTTTAGATAAATTAAAGGAGATCAACATTTCTCCTTGCAGAGAGTTGGTAGTAACGCCCGCAGGGTGGCAGCGGTGTGAAGAAAATTATAGTTTAGAGTTTAAAAATCAACTTAAGAAATTACAGCGTTCCGGTTCGGTGGATGCAGTGCATCAGCTCTCTTCCCAGGGGGCCATGTTGTTGGAACAAATTC
This genomic interval from Desulforamulus reducens MI-1 contains the following:
- a CDS encoding UPF0280 family protein, whose protein sequence is MDYTQRTYRALHHQGDLIHFQVSVEETDLDIGVRRKCFTPEMVSWVEDSIKEQRSLLEEYIQKDPVFKTTLEPCGILPGAPDIVVNMAEAAKLAGVGPMAAVAGAFSQVIGKALSRRSRDVIVENGGDIFIKGSRPRRVGIFAGTSPFSHKIAMEIQPWQTPVGICTSSGTVGHSLSFGNSDAVIVLAPSVPLADAVATAGGNLVQSEMDVQRAVDFAASVKGVIGAVAIKGEKLAAWGQIKLVPMG
- a CDS encoding 50S ribosomal protein L25 translates to MADTALNANLRKTATKSIVKEIRNNGGIPGVVYGKHVGSMAISVDAKDLKNILGSVTGRNTLINMNINGSKQTVMVKSLQMDPMHQNIRHVDFQQVSENTKIRTVIPVQLVGTPKGVAMGGVIQHDLRSAEIECLPNRIPEAIQVDISGLEIGDTLSVSDLNLPPGVKILDHPHTTVVGLATIKAPEPAGQPEVPPEPAEEAKAKTIEKE
- the ltaE gene encoding low-specificity L-threonine aldolase; translation: MITIRVVDLRSDTITLPTDEMRKAMATAVVGDDVYKEDPTVNQLEETAASLLGKEAALFVPSGTMGNQIAVLTHTARGEEVLLDSEAHIYYYEVGGPAMLAGVQLRPVSDLLTDHGPEILKGSLRGEDLHFPHTSLICLENTFNRGGGTILSPHTMGRIYSIAQEHNLKVHVDGARIFNAAVSLGVDVRTFSQHCDSLMFCLSKGLAAPVGSLLVGTRQFIERARKYRKALGGGMRQAGILAAAGLVALQNVDRLAEDHANARRLAEGLAKLPGLGVDLAKVQTNIIVVNVNQPRSAADLTMALNNKGIKCSTFGPSTIRMVTHINVSKEDIDYALGIAKYLLQ
- a CDS encoding NIL domain-containing protein: MAPHKIVLRFTSSTSDQPIIYHLVKDYDLVVNILKAQINPHLEGTLVLDLRGEKYEEGIEYLRNQGISVHPLTQEVVRNNDRCTSCGACTGHCPAGALAMERPSMEVQFDSDKCVVCLQCLKVCPVGAMEVRI
- a CDS encoding ferritin-like domain-containing protein, which gives rise to MHLTMNDVLDVAIKSEESSYHFYKDMAVKAQNSETKKVLEKLAQDEKDHLEYLLWLKSGEPINDEVYFDGFEEAGELKPEMTPKEVLTIAIQREDAAAKMYSQMADIFKGQPEKKFIFERMAREEGHHGQAVTQMMDQF
- the pth gene encoding aminoacyl-tRNA hydrolase, translated to MKLIVGLGNPGTEYAKTRHNIGFMVIDRLADESRVSTEKNQHKAQICQITIGSEKVILAKPQTYMNLSGQSVVALMNWYKLSPDELFVITDDMDLPPGVLRIRKNGSAGGQRGLKNIIELLGTQQFPRMRVGIGRPEHGAVDHVLGKISEAEAELINPAIQTAVEAVKVWVLEGTQAAMNKFNQKNKKKKEKEQPEAATDQLLENK
- a CDS encoding PRC-barrel domain-containing protein → MRKSKKFIGIPVISLAEGQQMGTVKGLVVDPVQQNVAALLIDQKGWFNGQKFVPYNKVRSVGTDAITIDQGAVVEKGTSLPDILKLYKDKVHIIGCKVIVENGSQLGEVVDFFVDEVSGQLVGLEISGNFLNSLLKGRSFLEITFVKTIGKELVVTSSDAMDNLVKIDGGLQETVKQLKESTNQIWETTVQKTKEIGTITKELSSKTVEDIETKTKDLGESIRDKVKRKVNEETVEDEVKVQDLPPGALKQEGVALTREEPVQDEVLVEELPPGALPRQEEELLTRLEQLQDSVQIHDLPPGALPREEETESVLDESKVDITKSQEIFSEVPESPVHPDKENPEKRI